One region of Termitidicoccus mucosus genomic DNA includes:
- the nrfD gene encoding NrfD/PsrC family molybdoenzyme membrane anchor subunit, with protein MSHAAENSAAATAVLREVKPASLPRPLLVENGRSYGWITDKICGIIEGKTPAWWWWCFIVACFVASWTVAGITYLVSTGVGVWGHANPVNWAWDIVNFVFWIGIGHAGTLISAILCLLRQKWRTSINRAAEAMTIFAVVCAGIFPVFHVGRVWFAWFLFPIPNYNSIWQNYRSPLEWDVFAVSTYATVSVLFWYVGLVPDLAILRDRFFNAGRKVRSFIYGLFALGWRGSNRHWSNYEMAYVILAGVSTPLVLSVHTIVSFDFAVSLLPGWHTTIFPPYFVAGAVFSGFGMVLTLMLPLRVIFKLEDLITQYHIDCMCKIALATGSMVGYAYIMEFFIAWYGSNPYEGFAFINRAFGPYAWAYWIMFLCNVITPQLFWFKKLRRNLVAVWIISIFINVGMWFERFVIIVTSLARDFLPSSWGYYSPSIVEIFTFFGTFGVFSVLFLLFIRFLPIMPMAELKAVTPQADPHAHHGHGKH; from the coding sequence ATGTCGCACGCCGCTGAAAATTCCGCCGCCGCCACCGCCGTTCTCCGCGAGGTCAAGCCCGCCTCGCTGCCGCGCCCGCTGCTGGTCGAAAACGGCCGCAGCTACGGATGGATCACCGACAAGATCTGCGGGATCATCGAGGGCAAGACCCCCGCCTGGTGGTGGTGGTGTTTCATCGTCGCCTGCTTTGTCGCGTCGTGGACGGTCGCGGGTATCACGTATCTGGTGTCAACCGGCGTCGGCGTCTGGGGCCATGCGAATCCGGTCAACTGGGCGTGGGACATCGTGAACTTCGTGTTCTGGATCGGCATCGGCCACGCCGGCACGCTCATCTCCGCCATCCTGTGCCTGCTGCGGCAGAAATGGCGCACGTCGATCAACCGCGCCGCCGAGGCCATGACGATTTTCGCGGTCGTGTGCGCGGGCATCTTCCCCGTGTTTCACGTCGGCCGCGTCTGGTTCGCGTGGTTCCTTTTCCCGATCCCGAACTACAACAGCATCTGGCAAAACTATCGCTCGCCGCTCGAGTGGGACGTGTTTGCCGTCTCCACCTACGCGACGGTGTCGGTGCTCTTCTGGTATGTCGGCCTCGTGCCCGACCTCGCGATTTTGCGCGACCGTTTCTTCAACGCCGGGCGCAAGGTGCGCTCCTTCATCTACGGCCTGTTCGCGCTCGGCTGGCGCGGCTCGAACCGCCACTGGAGCAACTACGAGATGGCCTACGTCATCCTCGCCGGCGTCTCCACGCCGCTCGTGCTCTCGGTGCACACCATCGTGTCGTTCGACTTCGCGGTCTCGCTGCTGCCCGGCTGGCACACGACGATTTTTCCGCCGTATTTCGTGGCCGGCGCGGTGTTTTCAGGGTTCGGCATGGTGCTCACGCTCATGCTGCCGCTGCGCGTGATCTTCAAGCTGGAGGACCTCATCACGCAGTATCACATCGACTGCATGTGCAAGATCGCCCTCGCGACCGGCTCGATGGTGGGCTACGCCTACATCATGGAGTTCTTCATCGCGTGGTATGGCTCCAATCCCTACGAGGGTTTCGCCTTCATCAACCGCGCCTTCGGCCCGTATGCGTGGGCCTACTGGATCATGTTCCTCTGCAACGTCATCACGCCGCAGTTGTTCTGGTTCAAGAAACTCCGCCGGAACCTCGTCGCCGTGTGGATCATCTCGATCTTCATCAACGTCGGCATGTGGTTCGAGCGCTTCGTCATCATCGTGACCTCGCTGGCGCGCGACTTCCTGCCGTCGAGCTGGGGCTACTACTCGCCGTCCATCGTGGAAATCTTCACGTTCTTCGGGACGTTCGGCGTGTTCTCGGTGCTGTTCCTCCTGTTCATCCGCTTCCTCCCCATCATGCCGATGGCCGAGCTGAAAGCCGTCACCCCGCAAGCCGACCCGCACGCGCACCACGGGCACGGGAAACACTGA